The proteins below come from a single Cylindrospermopsis raciborskii Cr2010 genomic window:
- a CDS encoding helicase-related protein, with product MLDTFIQELIRKQRPYYIIQGTPIKGLENQYWLVFKHRDADNLLHKVVKFLGASKKQTTYKLLRIDQKAAKVFTYTPIKQNDLPSTSLLRTSKLDIIEKFLDVENVTKEKALLTGSFREISGRQRRFNLPNDLDKYHQFFSKVLERSQIYRRSTAYFDSGILKLYEEPLAAIIQAEGRIRLLVDWQGFTKKSDVQELEKLHDSNYRTQFIQRTLQEFLRNLKDRELDHTEILAELVRLGFMVIKLVKMESERAIYHKKTGILSDSLGYHIQHDGSDNFTRAAYSRNAESITFLYSWDELDTETILENIRQFDREWEREDIAFDISLEFLQEVLAEKERRSQLKTPVIDSITPDTVPSGKTTNVEITGQNLDRVEEIQIVDNDLVQVTINSKEPERIFGQITINTNHPPTVLKEFKVRTTEQSYEIAPKKPPVVTNSPEIPEFAEIEGFKRAVEMILAGNHGTPSDFLYWLARQKPQQFQVERSDLLDELLNNSTLFEHQKSGAQHCLRVMKNFGVAVCADAVGLGKTRLAATVARLYRQQNAQAKIAIIAAKKLHPNWERELGELGLFQSRDYEPYNKNLMSRKGGFIENFGRFGGPDLVIIDEAHEGIRNYRNRIHKTCLEIQEQDRKTGKQRHFLLLTATPWNNRREDIYNILSPFISRPEGFNDLKFPPEVTHWFQNRESGVENFTDNTELFRRTYRELFLQRTRQMLREATPDLNLYAKRVAEWLPVKFEDGTELALNQIFTQFETSLYIPFADPIRYLTSNVEQRSLLSNQRRFFLQRAESSMYALGRTIGSFGYRIEQMQKRLESVSSDAEGLKEFLLVHYNFNSDRKDNSEKFLDHYLDHYEDEDYEEEEEEEENEANQEQNRQQLRRSIDTLTGNLQNDPDNAQKIYNRMLDDCEKDLQQLDEIHALLKNEFLVDHKKQQVTQKVRELVKLGHKVLLISTFSDTVIDYYHYMTRDSAIAAKGIGMLIGSTKLYYPDNSDKPQRVSPAYVVQPKQGRVVSNRQSIFRLFAPHATCKSPEELPKPEEEIRVLIGSETLSVGQNLQDADYLINIDLPWNPMILEQRIGRIDRPKQHKTEHIYIYYANSESQLLRQASRLTNLHKKLVGELAQLDGKITNIEDHPPIPTISSVNKLGSSIYGDTLFDDEILPGYVDFIQSLIKARKMEQGNLQEDAYKKQETNRDVYTQNEILHSEELSELLKKMGDDYQPNPIALGRINEPNQPTGLVALIVRYFGPNGEPIKNKQETLFWNNITREKDGYGLAIATAIKTPAANNVFSSKYLISLAESIYDELVKLKEQRSAELEEPETLENINITSERITKIQRRLNKLDRFPGNLDRVMVKSTLKKLNSWKEGKSVQKLLKEYTDGDKSNLDDEKFIIQLVEDTDRLNLILDEGIKPTSMQISLTAFLLRG from the coding sequence ATGCTGGACACCTTTATCCAAGAACTGATCCGAAAACAGCGTCCTTACTACATCATCCAAGGTACACCCATAAAAGGGCTTGAGAATCAGTATTGGTTGGTTTTCAAACATCGTGATGCAGATAACCTGCTGCATAAAGTTGTTAAATTCTTAGGTGCTAGTAAAAAACAAACAACTTATAAACTATTAAGAATAGACCAAAAAGCTGCTAAGGTCTTTACATATACCCCCATCAAGCAAAATGACTTACCCAGCACCAGCTTACTGAGAACATCCAAGCTCGATATTATTGAAAAATTCTTGGATGTGGAAAATGTCACTAAAGAAAAAGCCTTATTAACTGGTAGTTTCCGAGAAATCTCTGGTCGTCAGCGGCGCTTCAATCTGCCCAATGATTTGGATAAGTACCATCAATTCTTTAGTAAAGTATTAGAACGCAGTCAAATTTATCGTCGTTCCACAGCTTACTTTGATAGTGGTATTCTGAAATTATATGAGGAACCATTGGCTGCTATTATTCAAGCAGAAGGAAGAATTCGCTTGTTAGTGGACTGGCAAGGATTTACTAAAAAGTCCGATGTTCAAGAACTGGAAAAACTTCATGACTCTAATTATCGCACTCAGTTTATTCAACGCACCTTACAAGAGTTTCTACGAAATTTAAAAGATAGAGAATTAGATCACACAGAAATATTAGCTGAGTTAGTCAGACTAGGATTTATGGTGATTAAACTAGTCAAAATGGAATCAGAAAGGGCCATTTATCATAAAAAAACAGGTATTCTCAGCGACTCCCTGGGATATCATATTCAACATGATGGTTCGGACAACTTCACCCGCGCTGCTTATTCTCGAAATGCTGAAAGTATCACTTTTTTATATTCCTGGGATGAACTGGATACAGAAACCATATTAGAGAACATTCGTCAATTTGATAGGGAATGGGAACGGGAAGATATAGCATTTGATATCAGTTTAGAATTCCTCCAAGAAGTATTAGCAGAAAAGGAACGTCGCAGTCAATTAAAAACACCAGTTATTGATTCTATCACCCCTGACACCGTTCCCTCGGGAAAAACTACCAACGTTGAAATTACCGGTCAAAACCTAGATCGCGTAGAAGAAATCCAAATTGTTGATAATGACCTGGTACAAGTTACCATTAATAGTAAAGAACCAGAGCGTATTTTCGGTCAAATTACTATAAACACAAACCATCCACCAACAGTTTTAAAAGAGTTTAAGGTAAGAACTACTGAACAAAGTTATGAAATAGCACCGAAAAAACCTCCGGTGGTCACTAATTCCCCAGAAATTCCTGAGTTTGCAGAAATTGAGGGATTTAAACGAGCAGTAGAAATGATTTTAGCGGGTAATCATGGCACACCTAGTGACTTTCTTTATTGGTTAGCACGGCAAAAACCCCAACAGTTTCAAGTAGAACGCAGTGATTTATTAGATGAACTGTTAAATAATAGCACCCTCTTTGAACACCAAAAGTCAGGGGCCCAACATTGTTTAAGAGTGATGAAAAATTTTGGTGTAGCTGTGTGTGCAGATGCAGTAGGCTTAGGGAAAACCCGTTTAGCTGCTACTGTAGCCAGACTATATCGTCAACAAAATGCACAAGCTAAAATTGCTATTATAGCTGCTAAAAAACTTCATCCCAACTGGGAACGGGAACTGGGAGAATTAGGATTATTTCAATCCCGTGATTACGAACCCTATAACAAAAACCTCATGAGTCGTAAAGGTGGTTTTATAGAAAACTTTGGTCGTTTTGGGGGACCAGACTTAGTAATTATTGATGAGGCCCACGAAGGTATTCGCAATTATAGAAACCGTATTCACAAAACTTGTTTAGAGATACAAGAACAAGATAGAAAAACTGGCAAGCAACGTCATTTTCTGCTTTTGACCGCCACTCCCTGGAATAATCGCCGAGAAGATATTTATAATATCCTTTCACCCTTTATTAGTCGTCCAGAAGGTTTTAATGATTTAAAATTCCCCCCAGAAGTAACCCACTGGTTTCAAAATCGCGAAAGTGGTGTAGAAAATTTTACGGACAATACGGAACTATTTCGCCGCACCTATCGGGAACTGTTTCTTCAACGGACTAGACAAATGCTACGAGAAGCTACTCCGGATTTAAACTTGTATGCCAAACGGGTGGCGGAATGGTTACCAGTAAAATTTGAAGATGGTACTGAATTAGCGCTAAATCAAATTTTCACCCAGTTTGAAACTAGTTTATATATTCCTTTTGCTGACCCTATTCGTTATTTAACCAGTAATGTGGAACAACGTAGTTTGTTATCCAATCAGCGCCGCTTTTTCTTACAAAGAGCTGAATCTAGTATGTATGCCTTGGGTAGAACTATTGGGAGTTTTGGTTACCGAATTGAACAAATGCAGAAACGTTTAGAATCAGTTTCTTCTGATGCGGAGGGACTAAAGGAGTTTTTACTAGTCCACTATAATTTCAACTCCGATAGAAAAGATAACTCAGAAAAGTTCTTAGATCATTATTTAGATCATTATGAAGATGAGGATTATGAAGAAGAGGAGGAAGAAGAGGAAAATGAAGCAAATCAAGAACAAAACCGTCAACAATTAAGACGTTCTATAGATACTCTCACAGGTAATCTACAGAATGATCCTGACAATGCCCAAAAAATTTATAATCGCATGCTAGATGATTGTGAAAAAGACCTACAACAATTGGATGAAATTCACGCCTTATTAAAGAATGAGTTTTTGGTTGATCACAAAAAACAACAAGTTACCCAAAAAGTTCGTGAGTTAGTGAAACTTGGTCATAAGGTACTACTAATTTCTACCTTTAGCGATACTGTGATTGATTATTATCATTATATGACCCGCGACAGTGCGATCGCAGCTAAGGGTATTGGGATGTTAATTGGTTCCACAAAATTATATTATCCGGACAATTCAGATAAACCACAAAGAGTAAGTCCTGCTTATGTAGTACAACCTAAACAAGGTCGAGTTGTTTCCAATCGCCAAAGTATCTTTAGATTGTTTGCTCCACATGCTACCTGTAAAAGTCCTGAAGAGCTTCCCAAACCAGAAGAAGAAATTAGAGTATTAATTGGTTCAGAAACCTTATCGGTGGGTCAAAATTTGCAAGATGCGGATTATTTGATTAATATTGATTTGCCTTGGAATCCCATGATTTTAGAGCAAAGAATTGGCAGGATTGATAGACCGAAACAACATAAGACGGAACATATTTATATTTATTATGCCAACAGCGAAAGTCAGCTACTGAGACAAGCATCTCGATTAACAAATTTACATAAAAAACTAGTAGGTGAATTAGCTCAACTAGATGGGAAGATCACAAATATTGAAGACCATCCTCCTATTCCTACTATTTCCAGTGTTAATAAATTAGGATCTTCTATTTATGGTGATACATTATTTGATGATGAAATTTTACCAGGATATGTGGATTTCATCCAAAGTCTAATTAAAGCTAGAAAAATGGAACAAGGTAATTTACAGGAGGATGCTTATAAAAAACAAGAAACCAATCGAGATGTTTATACCCAAAATGAAATATTACACAGTGAAGAGCTGAGTGAACTTTTAAAAAAAATGGGCGATGATTACCAACCAAATCCCATTGCTCTAGGTCGAATCAATGAACCAAACCAACCAACCGGATTAGTAGCACTAATAGTGCGATATTTCGGACCCAATGGTGAACCTATAAAAAATAAACAAGAAACCCTATTTTGGAACAATATCACAAGAGAAAAAGATGGTTATGGTTTGGCGATCGCCACTGCTATCAAAACCCCAGCAGCTAACAATGTGTTTTCTTCAAAATATTTAATATCATTAGCTGAATCAATTTATGACGAACTGGTGAAACTCAAGGAACAACGCAGTGCAGAACTAGAGGAACCAGAAACCCTAGAAAATATTAATATTACTTCGGAACGGATTACCAAAATACAACGTCGTTTAAATAAGCTAGATAGGTTCCCAGGTAATTTAGACCGTGTTATGGTGAAAAGTACGCTGAAAAAACTGAATAGTTGGAAAGAGGGAAAATCTGTACAAAAACTTTTGAAGGAATATACAGATGGGGATAAATCAAATTTGGATGATGAGAAATTTATTATTCAGTTGGTGGAAGATACGGATAGGTTAAACCTAATTTTGGATGAAGGAATTAAACCTACCAGTATGCAAATTTCCTTAACAGCATTTTTATTAAGAGGTTGA
- a CDS encoding type ISP restriction/modification enzyme, whose translation MTFTRAQFQVVIKDKNDSSRVAALQQLLGYPVGEKDPGGSRFWYLRPGVDGEQATDTCPIAVGFYEELVSLSELEAKRFFTEEAQQRDIYGHYISRVAEEQPVMYVLLPHGSSGRVSLILPGEGKLRQQQIQTFSCDDEQLLSRLKRITQDEIFIATKALMSVPLVEWVFYEPIKTAKELALKLAQAARQIEQVIPIAYKQEREDGYLHTLLKSFQRELLPSLKLSADNEKDYSFADIYAQTIAYALFTARVFGYVRDKRAGRTQETLFDRESAWQQLPETNPFLRKLFQDVSERSAEKLGDDLIGAIADIFVILRTTKMDAILSDFEMKMNREDIVIRFYEDFLAAYKPQMRERRGVYYTPEPVVSYMVRSVDILVREKFNKPLGLADPTVTILDPACGTGTFLLYIFQLIYQRFQESPATLTEGLADRSWSGYVEERLLPRIFGFELLMSPYAIAHLKIGLFLQETGYRFDGAKRLGVYLINTLEDITLREETQQLSLNIPQMEELIAEEAKAGARVKKEEPIMVVIGNPPYSGHSENNNPWIKELVNDYYFVDGKPLGEKNPKWLQDDYVKFIRFAQWRIDKSGQGVLAFISNHGFLDNPTFRGMRQHLIDSFNGIYIYDLHGNSKKKETDMDGGKDENVFDIQQGVSITLALKVENECINNHAHLYGLRDYKYNTLTENTVNTTRFSEVKPKSEFYLLIPQDTDLFTEYEHYFKITDVMPVNSVGIVTARDKLTIQDSPEEVWNIVTDFVNLGIEEAREKYSLGEDTRDWKVNLAQEDIRNSNLDKDNISPILYRPFDQKFTYYTGKSRGFICMPRPEVMSHLIKFINLCLVVSRQQSQQGNWQLVGVTNVLTESCSISNKTKEIGYVCPLYLYPDKNNPKELQQEKRANFSEDFLKKIEINLGYLPTPETIFYYIYAIFHSPTYRTRYAEFLKIDFPRVPITSDKNLFSQLAKYGEELVALHLMKSPKLNNLITQFTENGGYGIVDPGHPKYTQSTVVINKKGDKFVGVPEPVWNFYVGGYQVCQKWLKDRKGRTLNDNDIQHYQRIIVALQETIKLMQSIDETILNWPIQ comes from the coding sequence ATGACTTTCACAAGGGCACAGTTTCAAGTTGTAATCAAAGATAAAAATGACAGCAGTCGCGTTGCAGCTTTACAACAACTGTTAGGATACCCTGTGGGAGAAAAGGATCCGGGAGGTTCACGATTCTGGTATTTGCGCCCAGGGGTGGATGGGGAACAAGCTACTGACACATGTCCTATTGCAGTGGGTTTTTATGAAGAACTGGTGTCTTTAAGTGAATTAGAGGCTAAAAGATTTTTCACTGAGGAAGCACAACAAAGAGATATTTACGGACATTATATCAGTCGAGTAGCTGAAGAACAACCGGTCATGTATGTACTTTTACCCCATGGGTCATCTGGTAGGGTTTCTTTAATCCTTCCTGGGGAAGGTAAATTGCGTCAGCAACAAATTCAAACTTTTAGTTGTGATGATGAGCAGTTACTGTCACGACTAAAAAGAATTACACAAGATGAAATATTTATTGCTACTAAAGCACTGATGTCTGTTCCTTTGGTGGAATGGGTGTTTTATGAACCAATCAAGACTGCTAAGGAATTGGCTCTAAAATTAGCACAAGCAGCACGTCAGATTGAGCAGGTAATACCTATCGCTTACAAGCAAGAACGGGAAGATGGATATTTACATACATTACTTAAAAGTTTTCAGCGGGAATTATTACCTTCTCTTAAACTTAGTGCAGATAATGAAAAAGATTACAGTTTTGCTGATATTTATGCCCAAACTATTGCTTATGCTTTGTTTACAGCTCGGGTATTCGGTTATGTGAGAGATAAAAGAGCAGGAAGGACACAAGAAACCTTATTTGATAGAGAATCAGCTTGGCAACAATTACCCGAAACTAATCCGTTTCTACGTAAGCTGTTTCAGGATGTTTCTGAACGCAGTGCTGAGAAATTGGGTGATGATTTGATAGGGGCGATCGCGGATATTTTTGTCATCCTTCGTACTACTAAGATGGATGCGATTTTATCGGATTTTGAGATGAAAATGAACCGGGAGGATATTGTAATTCGGTTCTATGAAGATTTCTTAGCAGCATATAAACCCCAAATGCGGGAACGACGGGGGGTTTATTACACACCTGAACCTGTGGTTTCTTACATGGTGCGTTCTGTGGATATTTTGGTGCGGGAAAAGTTTAATAAACCCTTGGGTTTGGCAGATCCAACAGTGACGATTCTTGACCCTGCTTGTGGTACTGGTACATTTTTATTGTATATTTTTCAACTTATCTATCAACGCTTTCAAGAGTCCCCAGCAACACTTACAGAAGGCTTAGCTGATAGGTCTTGGTCTGGGTATGTTGAGGAGCGGTTGCTACCTAGAATATTTGGTTTTGAGCTGTTAATGTCCCCCTATGCGATCGCCCATCTGAAAATAGGTTTGTTTTTGCAAGAAACCGGGTATAGGTTTGATGGTGCTAAGCGATTGGGAGTTTATTTAATTAATACTTTGGAGGATATTACGTTAAGGGAAGAAACCCAGCAGTTAAGTTTAAATATTCCCCAAATGGAGGAATTAATAGCTGAGGAAGCGAAAGCAGGGGCTAGGGTTAAGAAGGAGGAACCGATTATGGTGGTAATTGGTAATCCTCCCTATTCGGGACATTCAGAAAATAATAACCCTTGGATTAAGGAGTTAGTTAATGATTATTATTTTGTAGATGGCAAACCATTGGGTGAGAAAAATCCTAAATGGTTACAAGATGATTATGTTAAATTTATCCGTTTTGCTCAGTGGCGAATTGATAAATCAGGTCAGGGAGTTTTAGCTTTTATTAGTAATCATGGATTTTTAGATAATCCCACCTTTCGGGGAATGCGTCAGCATTTGATTGATAGTTTTAATGGCATTTATATTTATGATTTACATGGCAATAGTAAGAAGAAGGAAACTGATATGGATGGAGGGAAAGATGAAAATGTCTTTGATATTCAGCAAGGTGTAAGTATTACTTTAGCTCTTAAAGTAGAGAATGAATGTATTAATAATCATGCTCATTTATATGGATTGAGAGATTACAAATATAATACTTTGACTGAAAATACAGTTAATACTACTAGGTTTTCTGAGGTTAAACCAAAGTCTGAGTTCTATTTATTAATTCCTCAAGATACGGATTTATTTACAGAATATGAGCATTATTTTAAAATAACTGATGTTATGCCTGTGAATTCTGTAGGTATTGTGACAGCTAGGGATAAATTAACTATTCAAGACAGTCCTGAAGAGGTTTGGAATATTGTTACTGATTTTGTAAATTTAGGTATTGAAGAAGCAAGAGAGAAGTATAGTTTAGGTGAAGATACTAGGGATTGGAAAGTTAATCTAGCCCAAGAAGATATTAGAAACAGTAATCTTGATAAAGATAATATATCACCGATTTTATACAGACCATTTGACCAGAAGTTCACTTATTACACTGGGAAGAGTAGAGGTTTTATTTGTATGCCTCGTCCCGAAGTTATGTCTCACTTAATTAAGTTTATTAATCTTTGTTTAGTTGTTAGTAGGCAACAATCACAACAAGGTAACTGGCAACTAGTGGGAGTAACCAATGTTCTAACGGAATCTTGTTCAATTTCTAATAAAACTAAAGAAATTGGGTATGTTTGTCCCCTTTACCTCTACCCAGATAAAAACAACCCCAAAGAACTCCAACAAGAAAAACGCGCCAACTTTTCAGAAGACTTTCTAAAAAAAATAGAAATAAACCTGGGTTATCTCCCCACACCAGAAACCATATTCTACTACATATACGCCATCTTCCACTCCCCCACCTACCGCACCCGCTACGCTGAATTTTTAAAAATAGATTTTCCCCGAGTTCCCATCACCAGTGACAAAAACCTCTTCTCTCAACTGGCAAAATATGGGGAAGAACTAGTAGCACTACACCTGATGAAATCCCCCAAATTAAATAACCTCATCACCCAATTCACCGAAAATGGAGGTTATGGAATAGTGGATCCCGGTCACCCTAAATATACCCAAAGCACAGTAGTCATCAACAAAAAAGGTGACAAATTTGTGGGAGTACCAGAACCAGTCTGGAACTTTTATGTTGGAGGTTATCAAGTTTGCCAAAAATGGCTTAAAGACCGTAAGGGACGCACCCTAAATGATAATGATATTCAACATTATCAGCGCATAATTGTAGCACTACAGGAAACTATTAAACTCATGCAATCAATTGACGAAACCATACTAAACTGGCCCATTCAGTAA
- a CDS encoding PD-(D/E)XK nuclease family protein, which produces MIEAEIKALIQKELPRAIAEEPGVRDFVLRTVSEYYTPRTEFDEKFDRVLNELQRDREEQARKWDEQNRKFDAFQAEQAQKWDEQNRKWDEQNRKWEENTQRLDRIEAQNSATLEEIQKANRRYESAIGAIGSRWGLYSEASFRNGLKAILGQSFGVEVLNLTLYDQEGEVFGRPEQVELDIIIKNGLTIVCELKSSIDKAGMYVFGRKAEFYAKNQNRVVDRKIVISPMVDERAIPVAKSLGIETYSYADMVVS; this is translated from the coding sequence ATGATAGAGGCTGAAATTAAAGCATTAATCCAAAAAGAATTGCCCAGGGCGATTGCCGAAGAACCGGGGGTACGGGATTTCGTCTTGCGCACGGTGTCAGAATATTACACCCCCCGGACTGAGTTCGACGAAAAATTTGACCGAGTTTTGAATGAGTTACAGCGAGACAGGGAGGAGCAAGCTCGTAAGTGGGATGAGCAAAATCGTAAATTCGATGCTTTTCAAGCTGAGCAAGCTCAGAAGTGGGATGAGCAAAATCGTAAATGGGATGAGCAAAATCGCAAATGGGAGGAAAATACTCAACGTCTTGACAGAATCGAAGCTCAGAATAGTGCTACTCTAGAGGAAATCCAGAAGGCTAACCGTCGTTATGAAAGCGCCATTGGTGCTATTGGTTCCCGCTGGGGTCTCTATTCTGAAGCTAGTTTCCGTAATGGACTGAAAGCTATTTTAGGTCAGTCCTTCGGGGTGGAGGTGCTCAATCTTACCCTTTATGACCAGGAGGGGGAAGTATTTGGACGCCCAGAGCAGGTGGAATTGGATATAATTATCAAAAATGGACTGACTATTGTCTGTGAACTTAAATCTTCCATTGACAAAGCTGGTATGTACGTTTTTGGTCGCAAGGCGGAATTCTACGCTAAAAATCAAAATAGAGTGGTTGACCGTAAAATTGTGATTTCCCCCATGGTGGATGAACGGGCTATACCGGTAGCGAAATCCCTAGGTATTGAGACATATAGTTACGCTGACATGGTGGTATCATAG
- a CDS encoding PD-(D/E)XK nuclease family protein, with protein sequence MIEAEIKALIQKELPRAIAKHSLRELAEEPGVRDFVLRTVSEYYTPRTEFDEKFDRVLNELQRDREEQARKWDEQNRKWEENTQRLDRIEAQNSATLEEIQKANRRYESAIGAIGSRWGLYSEASFRNGLKAILGQSFGVEVLNLTLYDQEGEVFGRPEQVELDIIIKNGLTIVCELKSSIDKAGMYVFGRKAEFYAKSQNRVVDRKIVISPMVDERAIPVAKSLGIEIYSYADIVLP encoded by the coding sequence ATGATAGAGGCTGAAATTAAAGCATTAATCCAAAAAGAATTGCCCCGGGCGATTGCGAAGCACTCCCTACGGGAGCTCGCCGAAGAACCAGGGGTACGGGATTTCGTCTTGCGCACGGTGTCAGAATATTACACCCCCCGGACTGAGTTCGACGAAAAATTTGACCGAGTTTTGAATGAGTTACAGCGAGATAGGGAGGAGCAAGCTCGTAAGTGGGATGAGCAAAATCGCAAATGGGAGGAAAATACTCAACGTCTTGACAGAATCGAAGCCCAGAACAGTGCTACCCTGGAGGAGATCCAGAAGGCTAACCGTCGTTATGAAAGCGCCATTGGTGCTATTGGTTCCCGCTGGGGTCTCTATTCTGAAGCTAGTTTCCGTAATGGACTGAAAGCTATTTTAGGTCAGTCCTTTGGAGTGGAGGTGCTCAATCTCACCCTTTATGACCAGGAGGGGGAAGTATTTGGACGCCCAGAGCAGGTGGAATTGGATATAATTATCAAAAATGGACTGACTATTGTCTGTGAACTTAAATCTTCTATTGACAAAGCTGGTATGTACGTTTTTGGTCGCAAGGCGGAATTCTACGCTAAAAGTCAAAATAGAGTGGTTGACCGTAAAATTGTGATTTCCCCCATGGTGGATGAGCGAGCTATACCGGTAGCGAAATCCCTAGGCATTGAGATATATAGTTATGCTGATATAGTGTTACCATAG